The Mucilaginibacter yixingensis genome window below encodes:
- a CDS encoding ROK family protein — protein sequence MKKSYAIGIDIGGSSLKCGVVDTLGNLVYTFNFPISNMYAQGENIALILTAIRKCVAHVSDKIIGVGIGFPGIVDKNVIIGGADNLPGFVNVDLGDIISSATHLDVVIDNDVNMMGAGEQLYGAGVGCSDVLFLTVGTGIGGSLIIKGEAYSGYKNRGGEIGHIPIVHNGKKCACGGIGCLEAYAAVPALVTRYKELMGGAATEEITGELIARQYRKQQPQAIAAFNEHFDYLSSGIAGLINVFSPQKVVIGGGISEADFYVPEIAARVPAKAIPISVQHTLIVKAELGNQAGLMGCAAKVFQTFSRIFYEA from the coding sequence TTGAAAAAGTCTTACGCAATCGGAATAGATATCGGCGGTTCATCTCTGAAGTGCGGTGTCGTAGATACTTTGGGTAACCTGGTATACACATTTAATTTCCCAATCAGCAATATGTACGCACAGGGCGAAAATATCGCCCTGATATTAACGGCCATCCGAAAGTGTGTTGCCCATGTTTCAGATAAAATTATTGGGGTAGGCATTGGCTTTCCGGGCATAGTAGATAAAAACGTCATTATTGGTGGTGCCGATAACCTGCCGGGTTTTGTTAATGTTGATCTGGGCGATATCATCAGCTCGGCAACCCACCTGGATGTGGTGATTGATAATGATGTAAACATGATGGGCGCCGGCGAACAGCTGTACGGGGCAGGCGTTGGCTGTAGCGATGTTTTGTTTCTAACAGTTGGCACCGGCATCGGCGGCAGCCTGATTATTAAGGGCGAGGCCTACAGCGGTTACAAAAATAGGGGCGGAGAGATTGGCCACATCCCCATTGTACATAACGGAAAAAAATGCGCCTGCGGTGGCATAGGCTGCCTGGAAGCTTACGCGGCAGTACCGGCCTTGGTTACTAGATATAAAGAACTGATGGGTGGAGCCGCAACAGAAGAAATTACCGGCGAGCTGATAGCCCGGCAATACCGAAAACAGCAACCACAGGCAATTGCCGCATTTAATGAGCATTTTGATTACCTGTCCTCAGGCATTGCCGGTTTAATTAATGTGTTCAGTCCGCAAAAAGTGGTGATTGGCGGCGGCATCAGCGAAGCTGATTTTTATGTGCCCGAGATTGCCGCCCGTGTGCCTGCCAAAGCTATCCCTATTTCTGTTCAGCATACCCTTATTGTAAAAGCCGAGCTGGGCAATCAGGCAGGTTTGATGGGCTGTGCTGCCAAAGTATTTCAAACCTTCAGCCGCATTTTTTATGAAGCATAG
- a CDS encoding RagB/SusD family nutrient uptake outer membrane protein has product MKKYFQIPIKKVAVVTLLAAGVLIQPSCKKTLEEKPQSQYTTNTFFANTDEAYMATMGVYEIMSSQNTYGFYISMVFDIDTDIAQMQGSDFSNDPRVAAHYGITPVHGYLIQVWSAFYKGIDRANLVIQQIPQMPLFTSGTDAQKASLKRMLAEAKFLRGFYYSELVRLFGDVPFKLTPTQATDDLQLPRTDRMTIYTQVIKDMTEAIDDIPWASQKTSDERLSKGAVKGMLARVALFAGGYSLRQNGQMERPANYQDYYTIAKTQTTDIMNSGEHVLNASYQQIFQNQCKLTLEPKECMFEVAFYNSAGNSPNSGFIGTWNAPIAVAGNPYGRANSFYKAMAPFQKTYATGDLRRDVAVCTYSLDINGNPVQIAASKDDTWSPGKWRRDWQGTSPKDLNNTDINWCVLRYADVLLMRAEAENELNNGPNADAYNAINMVRRRAFGKPLTTANVAVDLPAGQDKTTFLKSIQQERAWELCYEGIRKADLIRWNILGPTLRATQVAAKAYRSNYPYVAGTNFVDGKHELYPIPAAEFDVNHNPGFTQNPKY; this is encoded by the coding sequence ATGAAAAAGTATTTTCAAATCCCAATAAAAAAAGTCGCCGTCGTAACCTTGCTGGCTGCCGGCGTATTGATCCAGCCGTCGTGCAAAAAAACGCTGGAAGAAAAACCACAATCGCAATATACCACCAATACCTTTTTTGCTAATACCGATGAGGCCTACATGGCTACCATGGGTGTTTACGAAATCATGTCGAGCCAGAATACTTATGGCTTTTATATATCGATGGTGTTTGATATCGATACCGATATTGCCCAGATGCAAGGCTCCGATTTTTCAAATGATCCACGCGTAGCAGCCCACTATGGCATTACGCCGGTGCACGGTTACCTTATCCAGGTATGGTCGGCTTTTTATAAAGGTATTGACCGGGCTAACCTGGTGATCCAGCAAATTCCGCAGATGCCGCTGTTTACCAGCGGTACCGACGCACAGAAAGCCAGCCTGAAGCGCATGCTGGCCGAAGCGAAATTTTTACGCGGTTTCTATTACTCAGAACTGGTAAGACTATTTGGCGATGTGCCTTTTAAGCTGACACCCACCCAAGCCACTGACGATTTGCAGCTACCTCGTACAGACCGCATGACGATCTACACCCAGGTCATTAAAGATATGACCGAGGCGATTGACGATATCCCATGGGCATCGCAAAAAACATCAGACGAGCGTTTGAGCAAAGGAGCCGTTAAAGGGATGCTGGCCCGTGTGGCCCTGTTTGCAGGCGGTTACTCACTACGCCAAAATGGACAGATGGAACGCCCGGCCAACTACCAGGACTACTACACCATTGCTAAAACGCAAACTACCGATATCATGAATTCTGGCGAGCATGTGCTCAATGCCAGCTATCAGCAGATCTTCCAAAATCAGTGTAAACTGACGCTGGAACCAAAAGAGTGTATGTTTGAGGTGGCGTTTTATAACAGCGCCGGTAACTCTCCAAACAGTGGCTTTATTGGTACCTGGAATGCACCTATAGCGGTTGCCGGTAACCCTTATGGTCGTGCCAACTCATTTTATAAGGCGATGGCACCGTTCCAGAAAACTTATGCCACAGGCGATTTGCGCAGAGATGTAGCAGTGTGTACTTACAGCCTGGATATTAACGGTAACCCGGTGCAGATAGCTGCCAGCAAAGACGATACCTGGTCGCCAGGCAAATGGCGCCGCGACTGGCAAGGAACCAGTCCGAAGGATTTAAACAATACCGATATCAACTGGTGTGTGCTGCGTTATGCCGACGTGCTGCTGATGCGTGCCGAGGCCGAGAACGAACTAAACAACGGCCCGAATGCCGATGCGTACAACGCTATCAACATGGTAAGAAGAAGGGCCTTTGGCAAACCGTTGACTACTGCCAACGTAGCTGTGGATCTGCCTGCAGGCCAGGACAAGACTACTTTCTTAAAAAGTATTCAACAGGAGCGTGCCTGGGAGCTTTGCTATGAAGGCATCCGCAAGGCTGATCTGATTCGCTGGAATATCCTTGGGCCAACCCTGCGTGCTACACAGGTTGCCGCAAAAGCTTATCGCAGCAACTACCCTTATGTGGCCGGTACCAACTTTGTGGATGGCAAACATGAGCTGTACCCAATTCCGGCTGCGGAGTTTGATGTGAACCATAATCCGGGCTTTACACAAAATCCTAAGTATTAA
- a CDS encoding hybrid sensor histidine kinase/response regulator transcription factor: protein MKTCRVLPYVLLLALLLQYGNAFSQAQSRNFRTISVDKGLSQSTVYTIIQDTLGFIWMGTQEGLNRYDGETFTVYHPVEGDPQSLQSGFIKSTFIDHKGQLWIGGDRGVSRYDYASDKFVNYQHSRKPGDWFISAIAEGNDHKIWVGSSVGELFVLNPASGKMSSFNMEGVAMGIKYIYKILNFHGDLYFATNLGLFKLPAGQADLQRINIGSYSSTSLNDIFVDGTFFWIATESNGLLRYDTETKQIVQYQHQPGAAQSIVDNTVRALNKDGEGNIWVGTFRGLSVLNPQSGAIDNYYHHATNPYTISQNSVRVIYRDKQQGMWLGTFYGGVNYYHRHDIKFNLLNQNTGKTSLNDQVIDVIKEDAKGNFWIGTNDKGLNYWDRKAGTVKYYSYREDGGQGLSSNNLKAIEYDNSGHILLGTHNAGLDILDPATGNVKVFRYKENDAASLSGDMVYSLLKDHQSRIWVGTRSGLDQFYPEKNNFRRIYIDAAGKRLTSDELTFLMEDSRHRIWIGTTNGVNQFYPDQMLFAGFPGTTLSNEVVNCIAEDQQKRIWIGTRDGLNLFDETGKTFITPKQRPDFLKGAIYGILPDDEGNLWISTNRGLARFNPDTRNLQWFDIKDGLQNNQFNSYAAFKAQDGMMLFGGINGISYFYPSAIKQYPLKLHVAFTGLEVLNKPVAVNDGSGVLDQHIDAAGELQFKHDQRQFTIYFNTFNYISANRTRYLYRLKGFDVVWQHTDNIPKASYSNLQPGSYVLEVKAIGPDGESSPVRTLAISVLPPWYNTWWFYLISLIVLAIAGYVAFRMVVERLQALQQLKIERMERDKVNSINKIKMDFFTNVSHELRTPLTLILAPLEQLMNKPVADKQLNKQFKMMFYNAKRLYHLVDQLFEFRKTEMGTRKLKVGGGDMVSFIHEVYASFKILSDRNEIRYQYVSTEPKLTFLFDKDAIERIMFNLLSNAFKYTPKGGEIRIELSKIDNSAVIKITDNGKGIEQVHLDKIFDRFYQVNGGEMNLGSGVGLAFTRQLVELHHGTIQVESAYGHGSTFMVKIPMDEQLYRNDVEAANKVYDLSITQTEQEWEVLPEFDTDEPEEQLNEAEQVTDQLVKDRERLLIVDDNYDIVSYLTQAFSANYDVLTAYDGAQALKVLEEHPADLIICDVMMPELDGLHFCKRVKKNIQTCHIPVVLLTAKTETSQQVKGLEMGADDYITKPFSITILEAKVQNILRSRKRLKEYYSSSTEVVPENIALNTLDEEFLKQAISIIEANLSEPDFSVDKFSREIGMSRSNLYLKLRAITGESATDFIKRIRFKKAVEFMQTKQYTIAQVAYMSGFNSPSYFSTAFKQYYDCMPTEYLAREEAKKSDV, encoded by the coding sequence ATGAAAACCTGCCGGGTATTACCTTATGTGCTGTTGCTGGCCTTGCTGCTCCAATACGGCAATGCCTTTTCGCAGGCACAGTCACGCAATTTCAGAACCATATCGGTTGATAAAGGTCTTTCTCAAAGTACCGTTTATACCATTATTCAGGATACCCTCGGTTTTATCTGGATGGGAACCCAGGAGGGATTGAACCGTTATGACGGCGAAACTTTTACCGTTTATCACCCGGTAGAGGGCGATCCGCAAAGCCTGCAATCGGGTTTTATCAAATCTACTTTTATCGATCATAAAGGTCAGCTCTGGATAGGCGGCGACCGTGGCGTCAGTCGGTACGATTACGCATCGGATAAGTTTGTCAACTACCAACATTCCCGTAAACCGGGCGATTGGTTTATCTCTGCCATTGCCGAGGGTAATGATCATAAAATATGGGTAGGTAGCAGTGTGGGTGAGTTGTTCGTACTCAATCCGGCCAGCGGCAAAATGAGCTCCTTTAATATGGAGGGAGTGGCCATGGGCATCAAGTACATCTATAAGATCCTCAATTTTCACGGCGATCTTTATTTTGCCACCAACCTGGGGTTGTTCAAATTGCCGGCAGGCCAGGCAGATTTGCAGCGCATTAATATTGGAAGCTACAGTTCTACCAGCTTAAACGATATTTTTGTTGATGGTACCTTCTTTTGGATAGCAACTGAAAGTAACGGTTTATTGAGGTATGATACAGAAACTAAACAAATTGTTCAGTATCAGCATCAACCCGGGGCGGCGCAAAGCATTGTTGATAATACGGTAAGGGCGCTCAATAAAGATGGAGAAGGTAATATCTGGGTAGGTACTTTCAGGGGGCTTTCTGTACTAAATCCGCAGAGTGGCGCGATAGACAATTATTATCACCATGCAACCAATCCGTACACCATCAGTCAAAATTCAGTACGTGTCATCTATCGCGATAAGCAGCAGGGCATGTGGCTGGGCACTTTTTATGGTGGTGTTAACTACTATCACCGGCATGATATTAAGTTTAACCTGTTGAATCAGAACACGGGCAAAACATCCCTTAACGACCAGGTGATCGACGTGATCAAGGAGGACGCTAAAGGCAATTTCTGGATAGGCACCAATGATAAAGGGCTAAACTATTGGGACCGCAAAGCCGGCACCGTAAAATATTACAGCTACCGCGAGGATGGGGGCCAGGGGCTTAGTTCAAACAACCTGAAAGCCATTGAGTATGATAACAGCGGACATATATTGCTCGGCACGCATAACGCCGGTCTGGATATTTTAGATCCGGCTACGGGCAATGTAAAGGTTTTCAGGTATAAAGAAAACGATGCCGCCAGCCTGTCTGGCGATATGGTTTACTCGTTATTAAAAGATCATCAATCGCGTATTTGGGTAGGAACGCGGTCTGGGCTCGACCAGTTCTATCCCGAAAAAAACAACTTCAGACGCATCTATATCGATGCTGCTGGTAAACGCTTGACCTCAGACGAGTTGACCTTTCTGATGGAAGATAGCAGGCACCGCATCTGGATTGGCACCACCAATGGGGTTAACCAATTTTATCCTGATCAGATGCTTTTTGCAGGTTTCCCGGGTACAACACTTAGCAACGAAGTGGTGAACTGTATTGCCGAAGATCAGCAGAAACGGATCTGGATAGGCACGCGCGATGGTTTGAATTTGTTTGACGAAACAGGTAAAACGTTCATCACGCCAAAGCAACGCCCTGATTTTCTTAAGGGCGCCATTTATGGCATTTTACCCGACGATGAGGGTAACCTCTGGATCTCTACCAACCGGGGGCTGGCACGTTTCAACCCAGATACCCGCAACCTGCAATGGTTTGATATTAAGGATGGCTTGCAAAACAACCAGTTTAACTCTTACGCGGCGTTTAAAGCGCAAGACGGGATGATGCTTTTTGGCGGCATTAACGGCATTTCTTATTTCTATCCATCGGCCATTAAGCAGTATCCGCTAAAGCTGCATGTCGCCTTTACCGGTCTTGAAGTGCTGAATAAACCGGTTGCCGTAAATGATGGCAGCGGCGTGTTAGATCAGCACATTGATGCTGCAGGCGAACTACAATTCAAGCATGATCAACGGCAGTTTACCATCTATTTTAACACGTTTAACTATATATCGGCCAACCGTACACGCTACCTGTATCGCCTAAAAGGATTTGATGTGGTGTGGCAGCATACAGACAATATCCCCAAAGCCAGCTATAGTAACCTGCAACCCGGCAGTTATGTGCTGGAAGTAAAGGCAATAGGGCCCGATGGCGAGAGCAGTCCGGTACGTACGCTGGCTATATCCGTCTTGCCGCCCTGGTATAATACGTGGTGGTTCTATTTGATATCGCTGATTGTGCTGGCAATAGCTGGCTATGTAGCCTTCCGGATGGTGGTTGAGCGACTGCAAGCATTGCAGCAGCTTAAAATTGAACGTATGGAGCGCGATAAGGTGAACTCCATCAACAAGATCAAGATGGATTTCTTTACCAATGTATCGCATGAGCTGCGCACACCGTTAACCTTGATCCTGGCCCCGCTGGAACAACTGATGAACAAGCCCGTTGCCGATAAGCAGTTGAACAAGCAGTTTAAAATGATGTTCTACAACGCCAAACGTTTGTATCACCTGGTTGATCAACTGTTTGAGTTCAGGAAAACAGAGATGGGCACACGTAAGCTGAAGGTAGGCGGAGGGGATATGGTATCGTTTATTCATGAGGTTTATGCCTCGTTCAAAATACTGTCAGACCGAAATGAGATCAGGTATCAGTATGTATCTACCGAGCCTAAACTGACCTTCTTGTTTGATAAGGATGCCATCGAGCGCATCATGTTTAACCTCTTATCCAACGCCTTCAAATACACTCCTAAAGGCGGCGAGATCAGGATCGAGCTTTCAAAAATCGATAACTCGGCGGTGATCAAAATAACCGATAACGGTAAAGGGATTGAGCAGGTGCATCTGGATAAAATATTCGACAGGTTTTACCAGGTAAACGGCGGCGAGATGAATCTGGGCTCAGGCGTGGGCCTGGCCTTTACCCGCCAGTTGGTTGAGCTTCATCACGGTACTATTCAGGTAGAAAGTGCTTATGGTCATGGCAGTACCTTTATGGTTAAAATACCAATGGATGAGCAGCTTTACCGCAACGATGTAGAAGCCGCAAACAAGGTGTATGACCTCTCTATCACCCAAACAGAACAAGAATGGGAAGTTTTGCCTGAATTTGATACGGACGAACCGGAAGAGCAACTAAATGAAGCTGAACAGGTTACCGATCAACTGGTTAAAGATAGGGAACGCCTGCTTATTGTTGATGATAACTATGATATTGTAAGCTACCTCACTCAGGCATTTTCAGCAAACTATGATGTGCTGACGGCGTATGACGGCGCACAAGCCTTGAAAGTACTGGAAGAACATCCGGCAGATCTGATTATCTGCGACGTGATGATGCCTGAGCTGGATGGTCTGCATTTCTGCAAGCGGGTGAAGAAAAATATCCAAACCTGCCACATCCCTGTGGTATTGCTAACTGCCAAGACCGAAACCAGCCAACAGGTGAAAGGCCTGGAAATGGGGGCCGATGATTACATCACCAAACCGTTCTCTATCACCATATTGGAGGCCAAGGTGCAGAACATCCTGCGGTCGAGAAAACGTTTGAAAGAATATTACTCATCGTCTACAGAAGTTGTTCCTGAAAATATTGCACTAAATACGCTCGACGAAGAGTTTTTGAAACAGGCGATCTCCATTATCGAAGCCAACTTGTCTGAGCCCGATTTTTCTGTCGATAAATTTAGTCGCGAGATAGGCATGAGCCGGTCTAACCTTTACTTGAAGCTCCGCGCCATCACCGGCGAATCAGCTACAGATTTTATCAAGCGTATCCGGTTTAAAAAGGCGGTGGAGTTTATGCAAACCAAGCAGTATACCATTGCTCAGGTGGCCTACATGTCGGGCTTTAACTCGCCATCGTATTTCTCTACGGCCTTTAAACAGTATTATGACTGTATGCCAACGGAATACCTGGCAAGGGAGGAAGCAAAAAAGTCGGATGTTTAA
- a CDS encoding sulfatase, producing MKTKTHLGIYVVVWLVCVLISGAHAQTNQRPNILLIITDQQTADAMSAAGNHGLHTPAMDRLAANGVRFSRAYCAQPLCTPSRTAIFSGKMPYQTGFKGNAEERDGQWPDSLLMMGKIFQTAGYKTGYVGKWHLPVPVAKVSQHGFETIQNTNFQDYNDAATPSFCASFIKQHKAEPFLLVASFLNPHDICEWARGDELKMDLLASAPPPSQCPPLPANWQIPANEPAIVREQQKVNTNTYPTVNWTADQWRQYRWAYNRLVEKVDNYIGMVLGSLKKYGVEQNTIIVFTADHGDGYGAHRWNQKQILYEEAARIPFIVSRLGQWKGRTDDMLVCNGTDIIPTICGFAGIKTPPVLKGADIGKRIAHPQTSLRDTLVIETDFADNSKLLGISGRAVITKDWKYIVYDKGTIREQLFNLQKDPGEMNNLAVQPAFSKQLHSMRAYLKQWCAKNKDTFAAL from the coding sequence ATGAAAACAAAAACTCATCTAGGGATATATGTGGTTGTTTGGTTGGTGTGTGTGCTCATTTCGGGCGCACACGCCCAAACCAATCAGCGGCCCAATATTCTGCTCATCATAACAGACCAGCAAACCGCCGATGCCATGAGTGCAGCGGGTAACCATGGCCTGCATACCCCAGCAATGGATCGACTGGCGGCTAACGGCGTGCGGTTCAGTAGGGCTTATTGTGCGCAGCCGCTGTGTACGCCGTCCCGCACGGCTATTTTCAGCGGCAAAATGCCTTATCAAACCGGCTTTAAAGGTAATGCCGAAGAGCGCGACGGACAATGGCCCGATAGCTTGCTGATGATGGGAAAAATATTCCAGACAGCCGGTTATAAAACCGGCTATGTGGGCAAATGGCATCTGCCGGTGCCGGTAGCCAAGGTGAGCCAGCATGGGTTTGAGACCATCCAAAACACCAATTTTCAGGATTATAATGATGCAGCTACGCCATCGTTCTGCGCCAGTTTTATCAAACAACACAAAGCCGAGCCATTTCTGCTGGTGGCCTCATTCCTTAACCCGCATGATATTTGTGAATGGGCCAGGGGAGATGAGCTGAAGATGGATCTGCTGGCTTCAGCGCCGCCGCCCTCGCAATGTCCGCCTTTGCCCGCTAACTGGCAGATACCGGCTAATGAGCCGGCTATTGTTCGCGAACAGCAAAAGGTAAACACCAATACTTATCCAACAGTAAACTGGACGGCCGACCAATGGCGCCAATACCGCTGGGCCTATAACCGATTGGTTGAAAAGGTAGATAACTACATTGGTATGGTGCTGGGCTCGCTCAAAAAATATGGGGTGGAGCAAAATACCATCATCGTTTTCACGGCCGATCATGGCGATGGCTATGGCGCCCACCGCTGGAACCAGAAACAAATTCTTTATGAAGAGGCCGCGCGTATCCCATTTATTGTTTCGCGATTGGGGCAATGGAAGGGCCGTACAGATGATATGCTGGTATGCAACGGAACTGATATCATTCCAACCATCTGCGGTTTTGCGGGCATTAAAACGCCGCCGGTGCTTAAAGGTGCTGATATAGGCAAGCGCATCGCTCATCCGCAAACATCACTTCGGGATACACTGGTTATTGAAACAGATTTTGCCGATAACAGCAAACTGCTCGGCATCAGCGGGCGCGCCGTGATTACCAAAGACTGGAAATATATTGTCTATGACAAAGGCACCATCAGGGAGCAACTTTTTAATCTGCAGAAAGACCCCGGCGAGATGAATAACCTGGCCGTGCAACCTGCATTCAGCAAGCAACTCCATAGTATGCGTGCTTATTTAAAACAGTGGTGCGCTAAAAACAAAGACACGTTTGCTGCTCTGTAA
- a CDS encoding MFS transporter — MKHSNKFLVGLILFIWFVISLVTNILGPLMPVIIQTYKLSLTMAAFLPFSFFLAYGVMSVPAGMLIERIGEKKSLLIAFSLNLIGSLVFSLYPYYSVALGSLFIIGMGMAMLQVIINPLMRTAGGEENFAVYSVLAQLVFGFASFVSPYIFSYLYSGLLAHVQGDWLIGTLSSLVRQGLSWTAMYWLFTTVFIRVISLIAFIKILNVELKDDEKAGAFTVYIELLKQRPVWLFFLGIVAYVGTEQSLANWMSEFLRTYHGVDPNKGGAHAVAWFWGLMSVGCLLGIFLLKLWDARLVLKWAVATAAITVSLSLFGSVQIALYTFPLAGFFISVMFSIVFSLALNSIAMHHGSFSGILCSGIFGGALIPLIVGSMADMFGLRIAMTFLYVTLGYILFLAFYAKPLVDNKTVSFKELLKL; from the coding sequence ATGAAGCATAGCAATAAATTTCTGGTCGGGCTCATCCTGTTTATCTGGTTTGTCATATCGCTGGTTACCAATATTCTGGGGCCATTAATGCCGGTAATTATACAAACCTATAAGCTCAGCTTAACCATGGCAGCCTTTCTGCCGTTCTCGTTTTTCCTGGCCTATGGGGTGATGTCTGTCCCGGCGGGTATGCTGATTGAGCGGATAGGCGAGAAGAAATCCTTGTTAATTGCGTTCAGCCTTAACCTCATTGGCTCGCTGGTGTTTTCATTGTATCCATATTATAGCGTTGCGCTTGGGTCACTGTTCATTATAGGTATGGGTATGGCCATGCTGCAGGTCATTATCAACCCGCTGATGCGCACCGCCGGTGGCGAAGAGAATTTTGCCGTTTACTCTGTCCTGGCACAGCTTGTTTTTGGCTTTGCATCCTTTGTAAGCCCGTATATATTCTCGTACCTGTACAGCGGTTTGCTGGCGCATGTTCAAGGTGACTGGCTCATCGGCACACTATCATCCTTAGTGCGCCAGGGCTTATCGTGGACGGCCATGTACTGGCTCTTCACCACGGTGTTTATACGGGTGATTAGTTTAATTGCGTTCATCAAAATCCTCAACGTTGAGTTAAAGGACGATGAGAAGGCTGGCGCCTTTACGGTATACATCGAACTGTTAAAGCAACGCCCGGTTTGGTTGTTCTTTTTGGGTATCGTAGCTTACGTAGGCACCGAGCAATCATTGGCCAACTGGATGTCAGAATTTCTGCGGACCTATCATGGTGTCGACCCCAATAAAGGTGGGGCCCATGCGGTGGCCTGGTTCTGGGGACTAATGTCGGTAGGGTGTCTGTTGGGGATCTTTCTGTTAAAACTATGGGATGCCCGCCTGGTGCTCAAATGGGCAGTGGCAACGGCAGCCATCACGGTTTCGCTGTCGTTATTTGGCAGTGTGCAAATTGCTTTATATACTTTTCCGCTGGCTGGGTTCTTTATATCGGTGATGTTCTCTATTGTGTTCTCGCTGGCGTTGAACTCCATTGCCATGCATCATGGCTCTTTCTCGGGCATCCTGTGTTCGGGCATATTTGGTGGGGCGCTTATTCCGCTGATTGTTGGCAGTATGGCCGACATGTTTGGACTGCGCATAGCCATGACTTTCCTGTACGTAACCTTGGGATACATCCTGTTTCTGGCATTTTATGCCAAGCCTCTTGTAGATAATAAAACGGTGAGCTTTAAAGAGCTCCTTAAGCTTTAA
- a CDS encoding sulfatase: MKLRVINQCLAAVALVACLTSCAEKKKDRRPNILLLMADNQSWNNTGCYGDSVVQTPNIDQIAGQGVRFTNMFCNSPSCTPARASLLTGRDIWNLEDGANLWGILPRKFAIYTDMLEQSGYQTGYSGKGWAPGSYKANGRPHNPAGHYYKSFKEFMAHTNGSGPWTYWFSSYQPGRPFDPKNPDAVGAGLKAGIDLNKIKVPKYLPDSKDVRMDIADYYAAIEKFDNEIGEIMAELKRVGQLDNTVIVVCSDNGWQMPRGLANLYDFGTHVPFIMSWPGRFKTNAVANNLVTLNDIAPTFLQLAGVDVPANMTSKSLLPFVELNQPKAPERSYVIYGRERHAFVRQHGLSYPGRAIRNNDFLYIKNYEPGRWPAGDPPLYGDVDPYMMSYEGLAKFYMMAHKDDPKVKPLFDLAFAKRPAEELFDVKNDPDELHNLTYDNKYAAVKTQLAGQLKAYLVATNDPRETGGKIIWDTTAYYSEIDKTPRPNKKAQKLFHLDSVYNYLK; encoded by the coding sequence ATGAAATTAAGAGTAATTAATCAGTGTCTGGCAGCCGTGGCATTAGTGGCCTGCCTTACCAGTTGCGCTGAGAAAAAGAAAGACCGCCGGCCCAATATCCTGCTGCTGATGGCCGATAACCAATCATGGAACAACACCGGCTGTTATGGCGATAGCGTGGTCCAAACCCCTAATATTGATCAGATTGCCGGTCAGGGGGTGCGGTTTACCAATATGTTTTGCAACTCGCCATCGTGCACACCGGCCCGAGCCAGCCTGCTGACGGGGCGCGATATCTGGAACCTGGAAGACGGCGCAAACCTGTGGGGTATTCTACCCAGAAAGTTTGCCATTTATACTGATATGCTGGAGCAGTCGGGCTACCAAACCGGCTATTCTGGCAAGGGCTGGGCACCGGGTAGTTATAAAGCCAACGGCAGGCCACATAATCCGGCAGGTCATTATTATAAATCGTTTAAAGAATTTATGGCCCATACCAACGGCAGCGGGCCGTGGACCTATTGGTTCAGCAGCTATCAGCCTGGTCGGCCTTTTGATCCTAAGAACCCGGATGCAGTTGGTGCAGGTTTAAAAGCGGGTATTGATCTGAACAAAATCAAAGTCCCTAAATATCTGCCGGATTCAAAAGACGTGCGCATGGATATTGCCGATTACTACGCCGCGATAGAGAAGTTTGATAACGAGATTGGCGAGATTATGGCCGAACTGAAACGTGTAGGTCAATTAGATAATACCGTAATTGTGGTATGTAGCGACAACGGCTGGCAAATGCCGCGCGGACTGGCCAATTTGTATGATTTTGGCACCCACGTGCCGTTCATTATGTCATGGCCGGGCCGATTCAAGACCAATGCGGTAGCCAATAACCTGGTGACCTTAAACGATATCGCCCCGACATTTTTACAGCTGGCAGGGGTTGATGTACCGGCTAACATGACCAGCAAAAGCCTTTTACCTTTTGTGGAACTGAATCAGCCTAAGGCACCGGAGCGCTCTTATGTGATTTATGGTCGAGAGCGCCATGCCTTTGTGCGTCAGCATGGTTTGAGTTATCCGGGCAGGGCCATCAGAAACAATGATTTCCTGTATATCAAAAACTACGAGCCCGGCAGATGGCCGGCCGGCGATCCGCCGCTGTATGGCGATGTGGACCCTTACATGATGAGCTATGAAGGCCTGGCCAAATTTTATATGATGGCTCACAAAGACGATCCGAAAGTAAAACCCCTGTTTGATCTGGCCTTTGCCAAACGCCCTGCCGAAGAGTTGTTTGATGTAAAGAACGACCCTGACGAACTGCACAACCTGACTTATGATAACAAATATGCCGCGGTTAAAACACAACTGGCCGGACAACTAAAAGCTTACCTGGTGGCCACCAATGATCCGCGTGAGACCGGAGGAAAGATTATTTGGGATACAACGGCTTACTACAGCGAGATCGACAAAACCCCTCGTCCAAATAAAAAGGCGCAGAAGCTGTTTCATCTGGATTCTGTTTACAACTACCTGAAATAA